The following proteins come from a genomic window of Pyxidicoccus sp. MSG2:
- a CDS encoding YraN family protein, which produces MGRAEPRERRQYGNAAEEAAVGFLEARGWRVLARNWTCRYGELDVVAEREDVVCFVEVRMRSTAVWGDPAHTVSFAKQRRVVKAALHYLFAHSLGERMMRFDVISVVGRGERATVEHIPGAFDAGM; this is translated from the coding sequence ATGGGACGGGCGGAGCCGCGAGAGCGGCGGCAGTACGGGAATGCGGCCGAGGAAGCGGCGGTGGGCTTCCTGGAGGCGCGGGGGTGGCGGGTGCTGGCGCGCAACTGGACGTGCCGCTACGGGGAGCTGGACGTGGTGGCCGAGCGCGAAGACGTCGTGTGCTTCGTGGAGGTGCGGATGCGCTCCACGGCCGTGTGGGGAGACCCGGCGCACACCGTGTCCTTCGCCAAGCAGCGTCGGGTGGTGAAGGCGGCGCTGCACTACCTCTTCGCCCACTCGCTGGGCGAGCGGATGATGCGCTTCGACGTGATTTCGGTGGTGGGGCGCGGCGAGCGCGCCACCGTGGAGCACATTCCCGGCGCCTTCGACGCGGGCATGTGA
- a CDS encoding M23 family metallopeptidase codes for MRPNLPTLGAPPKRSPLGSVVAVSLILGASAGGVWWWKQRMAGATEQAAAAAPVAATDAGAVAAAPVAPPAPVDPVKAAGFERASVRIDGPLETALNGAAGADVGPALAQVVTRTLVWWVEVPGEILRGDTLDVLYQRRENEEPLVHAVRFTSGKLGKTLSAYRFQGEGDKNARYYLSTGDELEMRLEKSPIDDYEQVTSLLRDGRRHKGVDFRAPVGTPIKAPFNGVVKRKNWNWGSNGNCVELVESGGRGRRALFLHLDELSRDIKPGARFTTGQVIAASGNTGHSFAPHLHYQLMTQDDRVLDPFDQHKTFRRSLNTANKSLFESEVRRLDGLLGTSVAGK; via the coding sequence ATGCGGCCGAACCTTCCCACCCTCGGTGCCCCGCCGAAGCGCAGTCCACTCGGCTCGGTGGTAGCCGTGTCACTCATCCTCGGCGCGTCCGCCGGAGGCGTGTGGTGGTGGAAGCAGCGGATGGCAGGCGCCACGGAGCAGGCCGCCGCGGCCGCCCCCGTGGCCGCCACGGATGCGGGAGCCGTCGCCGCGGCACCCGTCGCCCCTCCGGCGCCCGTGGACCCGGTGAAGGCCGCCGGCTTCGAGCGCGCCTCGGTGCGCATCGACGGCCCGCTGGAGACGGCCCTCAACGGCGCCGCCGGCGCGGACGTGGGCCCCGCCCTGGCGCAGGTGGTGACGCGCACGCTGGTGTGGTGGGTGGAGGTGCCGGGTGAAATCCTCCGCGGCGACACGCTCGACGTGCTGTACCAGCGCCGCGAGAACGAGGAGCCCCTCGTGCACGCCGTGCGCTTCACCAGCGGCAAGCTGGGCAAGACGCTGAGCGCGTACCGCTTCCAGGGCGAGGGCGACAAGAATGCCCGCTACTACCTTTCCACCGGCGACGAGCTGGAGATGCGCCTGGAGAAGTCGCCCATCGACGACTACGAGCAGGTGACGTCCCTGCTGCGCGACGGCCGCCGCCACAAGGGCGTGGACTTCCGCGCCCCCGTGGGCACGCCCATCAAGGCGCCCTTCAACGGCGTCGTGAAGCGCAAGAACTGGAACTGGGGCAGCAACGGCAACTGCGTGGAACTGGTGGAGTCCGGCGGCCGCGGCCGGCGCGCCCTCTTCCTGCACCTGGACGAGCTGTCCAGGGACATCAAGCCCGGCGCCCGCTTCACCACGGGCCAGGTCATCGCGGCCAGCGGCAACACGGGCCACTCCTTCGCCCCCCACCTGCACTATCAGCTGATGACCCAGGATGACCGGGTGCTGGACCCCTTCGACCAGCACAAGACCTTCCGCCGCTCGCTGAATACGGCCAACAAATCGCTGTTCGAGTCCGAGGTGCGCCGGCTGGACGGACTCCTCGGGACCTCGGTGGCCGGGAAGTAA
- a CDS encoding chromosome segregation protein SMC, with product MQFAEVAVQNVRGFSPAGRFALKAGYLVLKPPTAEVSPLAGLSLALLFADGRGGDASFLTPGAKTGKAALTFVGVDGVTYRVLRELGGSGTLHRMNKATQQAELVTSDTSEIGQFLRGQVGLPPRTTFEQVYCLQAGQLPSRRPRKAAAAAKPDPKASGKYPSLASASTVAPAEDIPAAEAKLRALEQELVGSTEVDQLQFKVDGLTSEVFQTDQRLKGTEGLKVAIAEAEASWRAAPTPESLGLPQDIRNRVQRFPKVVAKRDEALARLNQDRDTEADVVPPSVAPLKENRTFWAGLGAGVLFLALGVGLGIGVDKTLRYVALLDIPAFGVAAFMALRHVDELQKASRKGSKDNRFEAREKKILDEFEAEAAPLRMAQKALGVEEMEEITPMLERKELLAARVVELKEQLATMEADPEYVSAITRRQELKHELEALNAELTQKGSYVRDIREVERELGRLKESIALARAPRPAAAPGPDGAPAPVEALEDPSPVLLSQASDIFTTDVSSVQAMLKDRCLQYLTALTDRRYQGIEWDREGRAFALASGRRIPVGELPPKDLDLYYLALRMTVVEKASARVKRPFLLEDVFAGMEEVKLPLIARMLKHLGTLTQVLHVTGHPGFAQMSDGTVNV from the coding sequence ATGCAATTCGCCGAGGTCGCCGTCCAGAATGTCCGGGGCTTCTCTCCCGCGGGGCGCTTTGCGCTCAAAGCCGGGTACCTCGTCCTCAAGCCGCCCACGGCCGAGGTGAGTCCCCTCGCGGGCCTGTCGCTCGCGCTGCTCTTCGCCGACGGGCGCGGCGGTGACGCCAGCTTCCTGACGCCGGGCGCGAAGACGGGCAAGGCGGCCCTCACCTTCGTCGGCGTGGACGGCGTGACGTACCGCGTGCTGCGCGAGCTGGGTGGCTCCGGGACGTTGCACCGGATGAACAAGGCCACGCAGCAGGCGGAGCTGGTGACGTCGGATACGTCGGAGATTGGCCAGTTCCTCCGGGGCCAGGTGGGCCTGCCTCCGCGCACCACCTTCGAGCAGGTGTACTGCCTGCAGGCGGGGCAGCTCCCCTCGAGGCGCCCGCGCAAGGCCGCCGCCGCGGCGAAGCCGGACCCCAAGGCGTCCGGGAAGTACCCCTCGCTGGCGTCGGCGTCCACGGTGGCTCCCGCGGAGGACATCCCCGCCGCCGAGGCGAAGCTGCGCGCGCTGGAGCAGGAGCTGGTGGGCTCCACCGAGGTGGATCAGCTCCAGTTCAAGGTGGACGGCCTGACGTCGGAGGTCTTCCAGACGGACCAGCGCCTCAAGGGCACCGAGGGGCTGAAGGTGGCCATCGCCGAGGCCGAGGCCTCATGGCGGGCGGCGCCCACCCCGGAGTCGCTCGGGCTGCCGCAGGACATCCGCAACCGCGTGCAGCGCTTCCCCAAGGTGGTGGCGAAGCGGGACGAGGCCCTGGCCCGCCTCAACCAGGACCGGGACACGGAGGCGGACGTGGTGCCTCCGTCCGTGGCGCCGCTGAAGGAGAACCGCACCTTCTGGGCGGGACTCGGCGCGGGCGTGCTCTTCCTCGCGCTGGGGGTGGGGCTGGGCATCGGCGTGGACAAGACGCTCCGCTACGTCGCCCTGCTGGACATCCCCGCCTTCGGCGTGGCCGCCTTCATGGCACTGCGCCACGTGGACGAGCTGCAGAAGGCCTCCCGGAAGGGCAGCAAGGACAACCGGTTCGAGGCCCGCGAGAAGAAGATTCTCGACGAGTTCGAGGCCGAGGCCGCGCCGCTGCGCATGGCGCAGAAGGCGCTCGGCGTGGAGGAGATGGAGGAAATCACCCCCATGCTGGAGCGCAAGGAGCTGCTGGCCGCGCGCGTGGTGGAGCTGAAGGAACAGCTGGCGACCATGGAGGCGGACCCGGAATACGTGTCGGCCATCACCCGGCGGCAGGAGTTGAAGCACGAGCTCGAGGCGCTCAACGCGGAGCTGACGCAGAAGGGCTCGTACGTGCGCGACATCCGCGAGGTGGAGCGGGAGCTCGGGCGGCTGAAGGAGTCCATCGCCCTGGCCAGGGCGCCGCGCCCGGCGGCGGCTCCAGGTCCCGATGGCGCACCGGCCCCGGTGGAGGCGCTGGAGGACCCGTCCCCCGTGCTGCTCTCGCAGGCCTCGGACATCTTCACCACGGACGTGTCGTCCGTGCAGGCGATGCTGAAGGACCGCTGCCTCCAGTACCTCACCGCGCTCACGGACCGGCGCTACCAGGGCATCGAGTGGGACCGCGAGGGACGGGCCTTCGCGCTGGCCTCCGGCAGGCGCATCCCCGTGGGCGAGCTGCCGCCGAAGGACCTGGACCTCTACTACCTGGCGCTCCGGATGACGGTGGTGGAGAAGGCGAGCGCCCGGGTGAAGCGGCCCTTCCTGCTGGAGGACGTCTTCGCCGGCATGGAGGAGGTGAAGCTGCCCCTCATCGCCCGCATGCTCAAGCACCTGGGCACGCTGACGCAGGTGCTGCACGTCACCGGGCACCCCGGCTTCGCGCAGATGTCGGACGGCACCGTTAACGTGTAG
- the rplS gene encoding 50S ribosomal protein L19 produces the protein MRNAAIQHVEAKFLRQDVTAFRPGDSVRVHWKVKEGDKERVQAFEGVVIRLSGRAHRATFAVRKMSFGVGVERIFPLHSPRYERIEVLSRGDVNRSRLFYLRDLKGKAARVDVQEEPTPTPSKKAAAKA, from the coding sequence ATGCGTAACGCCGCCATTCAGCACGTCGAGGCCAAGTTCCTGCGCCAGGACGTCACCGCTTTCCGTCCTGGTGACTCCGTGCGCGTCCACTGGAAGGTCAAGGAGGGCGACAAGGAGCGCGTGCAGGCCTTCGAGGGCGTCGTCATCCGGCTGAGCGGCCGTGCCCACCGCGCCACCTTCGCCGTGCGCAAGATGTCCTTCGGCGTCGGCGTGGAGCGCATCTTCCCGCTGCACAGCCCCCGCTACGAGCGCATCGAGGTCCTCTCGCGCGGCGATGTGAATCGCAGCCGCCTGTTCTACCTCCGCGACCTCAAGGGCAAGGCCGCCCGCGTGGACGTGCAGGAGGAGCCGACGCCGACGCCTTCCAAGAAGGCCGCCGCGAAGGCCTGA
- the rsmI gene encoding 16S rRNA (cytidine(1402)-2'-O)-methyltransferase produces the protein MAGTLYLVATPIGNLGDVTARALQTLRDVRFIACEDTRHSRVLLDHFGIGGKDLVSLPAFAEGQRAGRILDRITEGDDCALVTDAGSPAISDPGERLVAEALERGLTVVPIPGPTALVAALSASGLPTGRFHFLGFLPRKGAERRAMLEEVANLSATLVLYESPRRVGETLPDLLDAWGDRRACVARELTKLHEEFARGTLSELAARYAAEEPRGEVVVLVEGRTGERRWSEEELKKALEEGLSRGEKLKALSTELARRAGWAGQDVYRLGLSLKR, from the coding sequence ATGGCTGGAACGCTCTACCTGGTGGCCACGCCCATCGGGAACCTGGGGGATGTGACGGCGCGCGCGCTGCAGACGCTGCGCGACGTGCGCTTCATCGCCTGTGAGGACACGCGGCACTCGCGCGTCCTGCTGGACCACTTCGGCATTGGCGGCAAGGACCTGGTGAGCCTGCCGGCCTTCGCGGAGGGGCAGCGCGCCGGGCGCATCCTGGACCGAATCACAGAGGGCGACGACTGCGCGCTGGTGACGGACGCGGGCAGCCCGGCCATCAGCGACCCCGGCGAGAGGCTGGTGGCGGAGGCGCTGGAGCGCGGGCTCACGGTGGTGCCCATTCCGGGCCCCACGGCCCTGGTGGCCGCGCTGAGCGCGTCCGGGCTGCCCACCGGGCGCTTCCACTTCCTGGGCTTCCTCCCGCGCAAGGGCGCGGAGCGGCGCGCCATGCTCGAGGAGGTGGCCAACCTGTCCGCCACGCTGGTGCTCTACGAGTCCCCGCGCCGCGTGGGTGAGACGCTGCCGGACCTGCTGGACGCCTGGGGAGACCGGCGCGCCTGCGTGGCGCGCGAGCTGACGAAGCTCCACGAGGAGTTCGCCCGGGGCACGCTGTCGGAATTGGCGGCGCGCTACGCGGCGGAGGAGCCCCGGGGCGAGGTGGTGGTGCTGGTGGAGGGCCGCACCGGCGAGCGCCGCTGGTCCGAGGAGGAGCTGAAGAAGGCGCTCGAGGAGGGCCTGTCGCGCGGCGAGAAGCTCAAGGCGCTGAGCACCGAGCTGGCCCGCCGCGCGGGCTGGGCCGGTCAGGACGTCTACCGGCTGGGCCTGTCGCTGAAGCGGTGA